Proteins encoded within one genomic window of Mesorhizobium sp. AR10:
- a CDS encoding Dabb family protein, translating to MIRHCVFARFRRDVDATERAAIHADLEGLRWAIDGMNKVEFSANASPEPFARGFTHGFTIDFRDAAARDAYLVHEAHQRAGARLVAALEGGTDGLMVFDLEI from the coding sequence ATGATCAGGCACTGTGTTTTCGCTCGATTTCGCAGAGATGTCGACGCCACCGAGCGCGCGGCGATCCATGCCGACCTCGAGGGGCTGCGCTGGGCGATCGACGGCATGAACAAGGTCGAGTTCAGCGCCAATGCCAGCCCCGAACCTTTTGCGCGCGGCTTCACGCACGGCTTCACCATCGACTTCCGCGATGCTGCCGCCCGCGACGCCTATCTGGTGCATGAGGCGCATCAGCGGGCCGGCGCCCGACTGGTCGCGGCACTCGAAGGTGGTACCGACGGGCTGATGGTGTTCGATCTCGAAATCTAG
- a CDS encoding GMC family oxidoreductase — protein MTDYIIVGAGPAGCVLANRLSEDPSHQVLLLEAGGKDWHPYIHMPAGFAKMTKGIASWGWSTVPQKHMKDRVFWYTQAKVVGGGSSINAQIYTRGNAHDYDAWEKEEGLAGWGYRDVLPYFKRAENNQRYANDFHGDQGPLGVSNPISPLPICEAYFRAGQEMGIPFNPDFNGASQEGVGYYQLTQKDARRSSASVAYLKPIRARKNLAVRTDVLVTRIVVEKGRAIGVEIVDRPGGEKKILRAEREVIVSSGAIGSPKLLMQSGIGPADHLKSVGVTPVHDLPGVGSNMQDHLDLFVIAECTGDHTYDNYAKLHRTMWAGLQYLLLKKGPVASSLFETGGFWYADPTAASPDIQFHLGLGSGIEAGVEKLRNPGVTLNSAFLRPRSRGTVRLKSADPADHPLIDPNYWSDPYDRDMSIKGLRLAREIMRQKALQPYVMREVLPGPTLASDDELFDYACRSSKTDHHPVGTCRMGHDEMAVVTPDLRLRGIEGLRVCDASVMPRVPSSNTNAPTIMVGEKGADLVLGREPLPPAVFSGNQAA, from the coding sequence ATGACCGACTATATCATCGTGGGCGCCGGCCCGGCCGGCTGCGTTCTGGCCAACCGGCTGAGCGAGGATCCATCGCATCAGGTGCTTCTGCTCGAGGCCGGAGGCAAGGACTGGCATCCCTATATCCATATGCCGGCTGGCTTCGCCAAGATGACCAAGGGTATCGCCTCCTGGGGCTGGTCGACAGTGCCGCAGAAGCATATGAAGGACCGCGTCTTCTGGTACACGCAGGCAAAGGTCGTCGGCGGCGGCTCTTCCATCAACGCCCAGATCTACACGCGCGGCAATGCCCACGACTACGACGCCTGGGAGAAGGAGGAGGGCCTCGCCGGCTGGGGTTATCGCGACGTACTGCCCTATTTCAAGCGGGCCGAGAACAACCAGCGCTACGCCAACGATTTCCATGGCGACCAGGGCCCGCTCGGCGTCTCCAACCCGATTTCGCCGCTGCCTATCTGTGAAGCCTATTTTCGCGCCGGCCAGGAGATGGGCATCCCCTTCAATCCGGACTTCAACGGCGCCAGCCAAGAAGGCGTCGGCTACTATCAATTGACCCAGAAAGACGCCCGGCGCTCCTCGGCCTCGGTCGCCTATCTCAAGCCGATCCGCGCCCGCAAGAACCTGGCCGTCAGGACCGATGTCCTGGTGACGCGCATTGTCGTCGAGAAGGGCCGCGCCATCGGCGTCGAAATCGTCGACAGGCCGGGCGGCGAGAAGAAAATCCTGCGCGCCGAGCGCGAGGTGATCGTGTCGTCCGGCGCCATCGGCTCGCCTAAGCTCTTGATGCAGTCGGGCATCGGCCCGGCCGACCACCTGAAATCGGTTGGTGTCACGCCGGTGCACGACCTGCCCGGCGTAGGCTCCAACATGCAGGACCATCTCGACCTTTTCGTCATCGCCGAATGCACCGGCGACCACACCTATGACAACTACGCCAAGCTGCACCGGACAATGTGGGCCGGCCTGCAATATCTGCTGCTGAAAAAAGGCCCGGTGGCCTCCAGCCTGTTCGAAACCGGCGGCTTCTGGTACGCGGACCCGACCGCTGCCTCACCCGATATCCAGTTCCATCTCGGCCTCGGCTCCGGCATCGAGGCCGGTGTCGAGAAGCTGAGAAACCCGGGCGTCACCTTGAACTCGGCTTTCCTGCGGCCGCGTTCGCGCGGTACGGTGCGGCTGAAGAGCGCCGATCCCGCCGACCATCCGCTGATCGATCCGAACTACTGGTCCGATCCTTACGACCGCGACATGTCGATCAAGGGTCTCAGGCTTGCACGCGAGATCATGCGGCAGAAGGCACTTCAACCCTACGTGATGCGAGAAGTGCTGCCCGGCCCCACCTTGGCCAGCGATGATGAACTGTTCGACTACGCCTGCCGCAGTTCCAAGACCGACCACCATCCTGTCGGCACCTGCCGCATGGGCCACGACGAAATGGCGGTTGTGACACCCGACCTCAGGCTGCGCGGGATCGAGGGCTTGCGCGTCTGCGACGCCTCGGTGATGCCACGCGTGCCGTCTTCCAACACCAATGCGCCGACGATCATGGTCGGCGAAAAGGGCGCCGATCTCGTCCTTGGTCGCGAGCCGTTGCCGCCGGCGGTATTCTCAGGCAATCAGGCAGCGTAA
- a CDS encoding 3-ketoacyl-ACP reductase, which yields MTRPAAIVTGGARGIGLACAEALADAGFDVLVADLADSAADELSADITARGAKFAYVSCDIANLDGHEAVVDAAISAFGRIDSLVNNAGVGAVVRGDLLDLKPDNFDRTLGINLRGTVFLSQAVAKAMLTAPGDRPKSIITITSVSAEMASPERADYCISKAGLSMWVKNLALRLAPENIGVFEVRPGIIRTDMTAGVTAKYDALIDGGLVPAKRWGETSDIGAVVATLAGGKLGFSTGSIINVDGALSVPRL from the coding sequence GTGACCCGCCCGGCAGCAATCGTCACCGGCGGCGCGCGCGGCATTGGCCTTGCCTGCGCCGAGGCGCTTGCCGATGCCGGCTTCGACGTTCTTGTCGCCGACCTTGCCGACAGTGCCGCCGACGAGCTTTCTGCTGACATCACCGCCCGCGGCGCGAAATTCGCCTACGTCAGCTGCGACATCGCCAATCTCGACGGCCATGAAGCTGTGGTCGATGCCGCGATCAGCGCCTTCGGCCGCATCGACTCCCTGGTCAACAATGCCGGCGTCGGCGCTGTCGTGCGCGGCGACCTGCTGGACCTGAAGCCAGACAATTTCGACCGCACGCTCGGCATCAATCTGCGCGGCACCGTGTTCCTCAGCCAAGCCGTCGCCAAGGCGATGCTGACAGCGCCCGGCGATCGTCCGAAATCGATCATCACCATCACCTCGGTCAGCGCCGAAATGGCGTCGCCGGAACGGGCCGACTACTGCATTTCCAAGGCCGGGCTTTCGATGTGGGTGAAGAACCTGGCGCTGCGGCTGGCCCCTGAAAATATCGGCGTGTTCGAGGTGCGGCCGGGCATCATCCGCACCGACATGACTGCAGGCGTGACCGCCAAATACGACGCGCTGATCGATGGCGGGCTGGTGCCGGCAAAGCGTTGGGGCGAAACGTCTGACATCGGTGCCGTGGTGGCAACCCTGGCCGGCGGCAAGCTCGGCTTTTCGACCGGCTCTATCATCAATGTCGACGGTGCGCTCTCCGTACCGCGATTGTAA
- a CDS encoding GMC oxidoreductase, with protein sequence MANPDIVIIGSGIGGATIASGLAGSGANILMLERGEPLPVTPHARDTRAIFVDGHYRPKEMWREAGGAAFNPGNYYYVGGNSKFYGAVLIRYRKEDFAAMDHHGGVSPAWPFSYDEFEPWYSKAEQLFRVRGTLGEDPTEPFHSVPYAFKAVPDEASIAHARAELKSLGLHPASLPLGVDIDAWLKGGKTGWDAFPNTGQGKVDAQSGPLTAALTDTNIRLETGAYVEYLEASSDGRTIAAIHYRQNGVLKKVTPKLVILCAGAVNSAVILLRSPNSKGAGKGLANRSDQVGRNFMNHNSSAMLAIDPRRRNKAVYQKTLMLNDYYLSDGKGGKPLGNVQLLGKIDGNMLRANVKYAPKFALDFMAGHAVDWYLMCEDLPDPESRIMVDGKDIVMQWRRSNMQSLDGLTKVMRENFRACGYPIVLSRPFDKRTPSHQCGTVKMGDDPATSPLDPFCRSFDHQNLFVVDGGFLPNSAAVNPALSIAAQALRVADHIRQTELAA encoded by the coding sequence ATGGCAAATCCGGACATCGTCATCATCGGCTCCGGTATCGGTGGCGCGACGATCGCCTCCGGCCTTGCCGGCAGCGGCGCCAACATCCTGATGCTGGAGCGCGGCGAGCCGTTGCCGGTGACGCCGCACGCGCGCGACACCCGCGCCATCTTCGTCGACGGCCACTATCGGCCGAAAGAGATGTGGCGCGAGGCCGGAGGTGCTGCCTTCAACCCCGGCAACTATTACTATGTCGGTGGCAATTCGAAATTCTATGGCGCGGTGCTGATCCGCTACCGCAAGGAAGATTTTGCCGCCATGGATCACCATGGCGGCGTCTCGCCGGCCTGGCCGTTTTCCTATGACGAGTTCGAGCCCTGGTATTCGAAGGCCGAACAGCTTTTTCGTGTGCGTGGCACGCTGGGCGAAGACCCGACCGAGCCGTTCCACTCTGTGCCTTATGCCTTCAAGGCGGTACCCGACGAGGCGTCCATCGCCCACGCCCGCGCCGAGCTCAAGAGCCTCGGCCTGCATCCGGCCTCGCTGCCGCTCGGCGTCGACATCGACGCCTGGCTGAAGGGCGGCAAGACAGGCTGGGATGCTTTCCCCAACACCGGCCAAGGCAAGGTCGACGCCCAATCGGGACCGCTGACGGCAGCGCTTACCGACACAAACATCCGGCTCGAAACCGGCGCTTATGTTGAATATCTCGAAGCTTCGTCCGACGGCAGGACTATTGCCGCAATCCACTATCGCCAGAACGGCGTCTTGAAGAAAGTCACGCCGAAGCTGGTGATCCTCTGCGCCGGCGCGGTCAATTCCGCCGTCATCCTGCTGCGCTCGCCCAACAGCAAGGGAGCTGGCAAGGGTCTCGCCAACCGCTCCGACCAGGTCGGCCGCAATTTCATGAACCACAATTCCAGCGCCATGCTGGCGATCGATCCGCGCCGCAGGAACAAGGCCGTCTACCAGAAGACGCTGATGCTCAACGACTACTATCTGTCCGACGGCAAGGGCGGCAAGCCGCTCGGCAACGTCCAGCTGCTCGGCAAGATCGACGGCAACATGCTGAGGGCCAATGTGAAGTACGCGCCGAAGTTCGCGCTCGATTTCATGGCCGGCCACGCCGTCGACTGGTACCTGATGTGCGAGGACCTGCCCGATCCCGAAAGCCGCATCATGGTCGACGGCAAGGACATCGTCATGCAGTGGCGGCGCTCCAACATGCAGTCGCTTGACGGGCTGACCAAGGTGATGCGCGAGAATTTCCGCGCCTGCGGCTATCCGATCGTCTTGTCGCGTCCCTTCGACAAGCGCACCCCCTCGCACCAGTGCGGCACGGTGAAGATGGGCGACGATCCGGCCACCTCACCGCTCGATCCGTTCTGCCGATCGTTCGATCACCAGAATCTGTTCGTCGTCGATGGCGGCTTCCTGCCGAATTCGGCAGCCGTCAACCCGGCACTGTCGATCGCAGCACAAGCGTTGCGCGTCGCCGACCACATCCGCCAAACGGAGCTTGCGGCGTGA
- a CDS encoding ABC transporter ATP-binding protein: MAFLEIDGLRKRFGTVEILKGIDVELEKGGFLVLVGPSGCGKSTLLNTIAGLETITSGEIRVEGRPINDLHPSKRDIAMVFQSYALYPNMTVAGNISFGMEMRGVPAEERQKAIDKVAKVLQIGHLLQRKPSQLSGGQRQRVAMGRALVRDPKLFLFDEPLSNLDAKLRVDMRIEIKRLHATTGTTIVYVTHDQIEAMTLATKIAVMRDGEVQQFGTPAEIYNNPTNLFVADFMGSPAMNLIPATIGANGNALSVVLERETREPISLPMANAPAGLSAFQGKKIIFGVRPEALTDPEGAERNASNIATADCHIEVVEPAGSDTFAVTNLGGKGVVARLRADANIQPGTVTPLAFNLTKAVFFDPATENRIR; encoded by the coding sequence ATGGCTTTTCTGGAAATTGATGGGCTGAGGAAGCGTTTCGGGACAGTCGAGATCCTGAAAGGCATCGATGTCGAACTCGAAAAAGGGGGCTTCCTCGTGTTGGTCGGTCCGTCCGGCTGCGGCAAGTCCACGCTGCTCAACACCATCGCCGGCCTGGAGACGATCACCTCGGGCGAAATCCGCGTCGAGGGGCGCCCGATCAACGATCTCCACCCATCCAAGCGCGACATCGCCATGGTGTTCCAGAGCTACGCGCTCTACCCGAACATGACGGTGGCCGGGAACATCTCCTTCGGCATGGAGATGCGCGGCGTGCCGGCCGAGGAGCGCCAGAAGGCGATCGACAAGGTCGCCAAGGTCTTGCAGATCGGCCACCTTTTGCAGCGCAAGCCAAGCCAGCTCTCCGGCGGCCAGCGCCAGCGCGTCGCCATGGGCCGAGCACTGGTGCGCGACCCCAAGCTGTTCCTGTTCGATGAGCCGCTGTCCAACCTCGACGCCAAGCTGCGCGTCGACATGCGCATCGAGATCAAGCGCCTGCACGCCACCACCGGCACCACCATCGTCTACGTCACCCACGACCAGATCGAGGCAATGACGCTGGCCACCAAGATCGCGGTGATGCGTGACGGCGAGGTACAGCAGTTCGGCACGCCGGCCGAAATCTACAACAACCCGACCAATCTTTTCGTCGCCGATTTCATGGGCTCGCCGGCAATGAACCTGATCCCGGCGACGATCGGCGCCAACGGCAATGCTCTGTCCGTCGTGCTTGAGCGCGAGACGCGCGAGCCGATCTCGCTGCCGATGGCCAATGCGCCGGCTGGCCTGTCGGCGTTCCAGGGCAAGAAGATCATCTTCGGCGTCCGCCCCGAGGCACTGACCGATCCGGAAGGCGCCGAGCGCAATGCCTCGAACATTGCCACTGCCGACTGTCATATCGAGGTCGTCGAACCGGCGGGGTCGGATACGTTCGCGGTCACCAATCTCGGCGGCAAGGGCGTGGTGGCGCGGCTGCGCGCCGACGCCAACATCCAGCCGGGCACAGTCACGCCGCTCGCCTTCAACCTGACCAAAGCAGTGTTCTTCGATCCGGCGACCGAGAACCGCATCCGCTGA
- a CDS encoding carbohydrate ABC transporter permease, which yields MSAVATPDRQSTGGISTRTLNRIVIYGLLALFALFYLMPLFVMLVTSFKTMDEIQNGNMLALPRAPTFDPWLKAWGETCVGLTCAGIKGYFWNSIKMVVPAVLISTLLGALNGYVLTKWRFRGHTLVFGLMLFACFIPFQSVLLPMATILGSLGRFGVTLQNATGMSFGLGNPTVNLVFVHVVYGLGFTTLFFRNYYEAFPTELIKAAQVDGASFFQIFRRIMLPNSMPIFVVTVIYQFTNIWNDFLFASAYAGTGDAMPMTVALNNVVNTSTGVVEYNVNMAAAMIAALPTLLVYVVAGRYFVRGLMAGAVKG from the coding sequence ATGAGCGCCGTTGCCACTCCCGACCGCCAGAGCACCGGCGGCATCAGCACCAGGACCCTGAACCGCATCGTCATCTACGGGCTGCTGGCGCTGTTTGCGCTGTTCTACCTGATGCCGCTGTTCGTCATGCTGGTGACCTCGTTCAAGACAATGGACGAGATCCAGAACGGCAACATGCTGGCGCTGCCCAGGGCGCCGACGTTCGATCCATGGCTGAAGGCCTGGGGCGAGACCTGCGTCGGCCTGACCTGCGCCGGCATCAAGGGCTATTTCTGGAACTCCATCAAAATGGTGGTTCCGGCCGTACTGATCTCGACGCTGCTCGGCGCGCTCAACGGCTATGTGCTGACCAAATGGCGCTTCCGCGGCCACACGCTGGTGTTCGGGCTGATGCTGTTTGCCTGCTTCATCCCGTTCCAGTCGGTGCTGCTGCCGATGGCGACGATCCTCGGCAGCCTCGGCCGCTTCGGCGTGACGCTGCAAAACGCGACCGGCATGTCGTTCGGTCTCGGCAATCCGACGGTCAACCTCGTCTTCGTCCACGTCGTCTACGGCCTCGGCTTCACCACTTTGTTCTTCCGCAACTACTACGAGGCCTTCCCGACCGAACTGATCAAGGCGGCGCAGGTCGACGGCGCCAGCTTCTTCCAGATCTTCCGCCGCATCATGTTGCCGAATTCAATGCCGATCTTCGTCGTCACCGTCATCTACCAGTTCACCAACATCTGGAACGACTTCCTGTTCGCGTCGGCCTATGCCGGCACCGGCGATGCGATGCCGATGACGGTGGCGCTCAACAACGTCGTCAACACTTCGACCGGTGTCGTCGAGTACAACGTCAACATGGCGGCGGCGATGATCGCCGCCCTGCCAACCCTTCTCGTCTACGTCGTTGCCGGCCGCTACTTCGTGCGCGGCCTGATGGCGGGCGCGGTTAAAGGATAA